The following are encoded together in the Salvelinus alpinus chromosome 37, SLU_Salpinus.1, whole genome shotgun sequence genome:
- the LOC139565653 gene encoding ras-related and estrogen-regulated growth inhibitor, which produces MAKSPEVKLAVFGRAGVGKSALVVRFLTRRFIWEYDPTLESTYRHQATIDDEVVTMEILDTAGQEDTQQKESHMRWGDGFVIVYDITDRGSFDEVAPLRGLLEEVKKPKNVPLVLVGNKADLDHARQVGTEEGERLAAEMACAFYECSACADEGGMVTEAFHELCRELRRRKAVQGKARRRSSTTHVKQAINKMLTKISS; this is translated from the exons CTCTAGTGGTGAGGTTCCTGACCAGGCGTTTCATCTGGGAGTATGACCCAACGCTTG AATCAACATATCGCCATCAAGCAACCATAGACGATGAGGTTGTGACCATGGAGATCCTTGACACAGCCGGACAG GAGGACACGCAGCAGAAGGAGAGCCACATGCGCTGGGGCGACGGCTTCGTCATCGTCTATGACATCACTGACAGGGGCAGCTTCGACGAAGTGGCTCCTTTGCGGGGCCTCCTAGAGGAAGTCAAGAAACCCAAGAATGTCCCGTTGGTTTTGGTGGGCAACAAGGCCGACCTAGACCATGCCCGACAGGTGGGCACAGAGGAAGGCGAGCGGCTGGCCGCCGAGATGGCGTGCGCCTTCTACGAGTGCTCGGCATGCGCCGACGAAGGCGGCATGGTGACGGAAGCATTCCATGAGCTGTGTCGCGAGTTGAGGCGCCGCAAGGCGGTCCAGGGCAAGGCCAGGCGTCGTAGCTCCACCACCCACGTCAAGCAGGCCATCAACAAGATGCTGACCAAGATCAGCAGCTAG